In one window of Streptomyces griseus subsp. griseus DNA:
- a CDS encoding MFS transporter encodes MAESAARSGPAGRGAAPGGEPDPRRWKALAVCLVAGFMTLLDVSIVNVALPSIKEGLNTPESDLQWVLSGYALAFGLFLIPAGRLGDARGRRAVFMAGLALFTLASAACGAAQSSMWLVIARLVQGIAGGLISPQISALIQQMFSGRERGRAFGMFGTVVGISTAVGPLLGGLLIQAAGPDHGWRWVFYVNLPLGVVCLLLARRLLPDTPSAGRVRPRDLDPVGVLLLGAGVLALLLPFVQAQQWPGNGKWLLVVLAAALLGAFVAWEARCTGGPTHPVLDLALFRLRSYWLGCLLILLYFAGFTSIFFITTLYLQSGLHYSALQAGLAITPFALGSGAAASIGGRLVGRFGRPLVAAGLTMVALGLAGTALAVHLVPGSGAGWAMAAPLLLAGLGSGLVIAPNQTLTLAEVPVPRAGSAGGTLQTGQRVGSAIGIAAVGAVFFAQVGPEGWADAYDHGLIVSVAFVLAALIVALADVGADRRGRRRAESKSTDPPRSAA; translated from the coding sequence ATGGCAGAGAGCGCGGCGCGAAGCGGCCCGGCCGGACGCGGCGCCGCCCCCGGCGGCGAACCGGACCCCCGACGCTGGAAGGCACTGGCGGTCTGCCTGGTGGCGGGGTTCATGACCCTGCTGGACGTCTCCATCGTCAACGTGGCCCTCCCCTCCATCAAGGAGGGACTGAACACCCCGGAGTCCGACCTCCAATGGGTGCTCTCCGGCTACGCCCTCGCCTTCGGCCTCTTCCTGATCCCCGCCGGGCGCCTGGGCGACGCGCGCGGCAGGCGGGCCGTCTTCATGGCGGGCCTCGCCCTGTTCACCCTGGCCTCCGCCGCCTGCGGAGCCGCCCAGTCCAGCATGTGGCTGGTCATCGCCCGACTGGTCCAGGGCATCGCGGGTGGTCTGATCTCGCCGCAGATCTCCGCGCTGATCCAGCAGATGTTCTCCGGGCGCGAGCGCGGACGCGCCTTCGGTATGTTCGGCACGGTCGTCGGGATCTCCACCGCCGTGGGCCCGCTGCTCGGTGGTCTGCTCATCCAGGCGGCGGGCCCCGACCACGGCTGGCGCTGGGTCTTCTACGTCAACCTCCCGCTCGGTGTCGTCTGCCTCCTGCTGGCCCGCCGCCTCCTCCCCGACACCCCCTCCGCCGGCCGGGTCCGCCCCCGCGACCTGGACCCGGTCGGCGTCCTGCTCCTGGGCGCCGGTGTCCTGGCCCTGCTGCTGCCGTTCGTCCAGGCCCAGCAGTGGCCCGGCAACGGCAAGTGGCTCCTGGTCGTGCTCGCCGCCGCGCTGCTCGGCGCCTTCGTCGCCTGGGAAGCGCGGTGCACGGGCGGGCCCACCCACCCGGTGCTGGACCTCGCACTGTTCCGGCTGCGCTCCTACTGGCTGGGGTGCCTGCTGATCCTGCTCTACTTCGCCGGGTTCACCTCGATCTTCTTCATCACGACCCTCTACCTCCAGTCCGGCCTCCACTACTCCGCCCTCCAGGCCGGACTCGCCATCACCCCCTTCGCCCTCGGTTCGGGGGCCGCCGCGTCGATCGGCGGCCGGCTCGTCGGGCGCTTCGGCCGCCCGCTGGTGGCGGCCGGACTCACGATGGTCGCCCTCGGCCTCGCGGGCACCGCGCTCGCCGTCCACCTGGTCCCCGGCAGCGGCGCGGGCTGGGCGATGGCCGCGCCGCTGCTCCTCGCCGGGCTCGGCAGCGGTCTGGTGATCGCCCCGAACCAGACGCTGACCCTCGCCGAGGTCCCCGTACCCCGGGCCGGGAGCGCCGGGGGCACCCTCCAGACCGGTCAGCGGGTCGGCTCGGCGATCGGGATCGCCGCCGTGGGCGCGGTGTTCTTCGCCCAGGTCGGCCCCGAGGGCTGGGCGGACGCCTACGACCACGGGCTGATCGTCTCGGTCGCCTTCGTGCTGGCCGCACTGATCGTGGCGCTGGCCGACGTCGGAGCCGACCGGCGGGGCAGACGACGTGCAGAGAGCAAGTCCACCGACCCACCGAGGAGCGCGGCATGA
- a CDS encoding AMP-binding protein yields the protein MSERTYRNGPAERTGLSYAHGTGTTALLGDTIGRNLDRAVAAHGDREALVDVVSGRRWTYTELGADIDELARALMAAGVEKGDRVGIWAVNCPEWVLLQYATARIGAVMVTINPAYRAHELEFVLNQAGIRLLVASLAHRTSDYRALVDQVRANCPSLQAVHYIGDPSWSELTATAPAVTPAQLAAREAELSCDDPINIQYTSGTTGFPKGATLSHHNILNNGYFVGEMIAYTEADRVCLPVPFYHCFGMVMGNLAITSHGACIVIPGPSFEPAAVLAAVQQERCTSLYGVPTMFIAELNLPDFPRYDLSSLRTGIMAGSPCPAEVMKRVVAEMHMEEVSICYGMTETSPVSTQTRRDDDLERRTGTVGRVLPHIEVKVVDPATGTTLPRGGAGELCTRGYSVMLGYWDQPERTAEVIDAGRWMHTGDLAVMREDGYVQVVGRIKDMIIRGGENVYPREIEEFLHGHPKIADVQVVGVPDARYGEEILACVIPRDPADPPSLEEITAYCRERLAHYKIPRGLRVLDAFPMTVSGKVRKIELRETYAG from the coding sequence ATGAGCGAGCGGACCTACCGGAACGGCCCGGCGGAGAGGACCGGCCTCTCCTACGCGCACGGCACCGGCACCACCGCACTGCTCGGCGACACCATCGGCCGCAACCTGGACCGGGCGGTCGCCGCCCACGGGGACCGGGAGGCCCTGGTCGATGTGGTCTCCGGCCGCCGCTGGACGTACACGGAGCTCGGCGCCGACATCGACGAACTGGCCCGCGCCCTGATGGCGGCGGGGGTGGAGAAGGGCGACCGGGTCGGCATCTGGGCGGTCAACTGCCCCGAGTGGGTGCTGCTCCAGTACGCCACCGCCCGCATCGGGGCCGTCATGGTCACCATCAACCCCGCCTACCGGGCGCACGAGCTGGAGTTCGTCCTGAACCAGGCCGGCATCCGCCTGCTGGTCGCCTCCCTCGCCCACCGCACCAGCGACTACCGCGCCCTCGTCGACCAGGTCCGCGCCAACTGCCCCTCCCTGCAAGCCGTCCACTACATCGGCGACCCGTCCTGGAGCGAGCTGACCGCCACCGCGCCGGCCGTCACCCCCGCACAACTGGCGGCGCGTGAGGCCGAGCTCTCCTGCGACGACCCCATCAACATCCAGTACACCTCGGGCACCACCGGCTTCCCCAAGGGCGCCACCCTCTCCCACCACAACATCCTCAACAACGGTTACTTCGTGGGGGAGATGATCGCCTACACGGAGGCCGACCGGGTCTGTCTGCCGGTCCCCTTCTACCACTGCTTCGGCATGGTGATGGGCAACCTCGCCATCACCTCGCACGGCGCCTGCATCGTGATCCCGGGGCCGTCCTTCGAGCCCGCCGCCGTGCTGGCCGCCGTCCAGCAGGAGCGCTGCACCTCGCTCTACGGCGTCCCCACCATGTTCATCGCCGAGCTGAACCTGCCGGACTTCCCCCGTTACGACCTCTCCTCGCTGCGCACCGGGATCATGGCCGGATCACCCTGCCCGGCCGAGGTGATGAAGCGGGTGGTCGCCGAGATGCACATGGAGGAGGTGTCCATCTGCTACGGCATGACGGAGACCTCGCCCGTCTCCACCCAGACCCGCCGCGACGACGACCTGGAGCGCCGCACCGGCACGGTGGGCCGGGTGCTGCCGCACATCGAGGTCAAGGTCGTCGACCCGGCTACCGGCACCACGCTGCCGCGCGGCGGCGCGGGCGAACTCTGCACCCGGGGCTACAGCGTGATGCTCGGCTACTGGGACCAGCCCGAACGCACCGCCGAAGTCATCGACGCGGGCCGCTGGATGCACACCGGGGACCTCGCGGTGATGCGCGAGGACGGCTACGTGCAGGTCGTCGGCCGGATCAAGGACATGATCATCCGGGGCGGCGAGAACGTGTACCCGAGGGAGATCGAGGAGTTCCTGCACGGCCACCCGAAGATCGCCGACGTCCAGGTGGTCGGCGTGCCGGACGCGCGGTACGGGGAGGAGATCCTGGCCTGTGTCATCCCCCGGGACCCGGCCGACCCGCCGAGCCTGGAGGAGATCACCGCGTACTGCCGGGAGCGGCTCGCCCACTACAAGATCCCGCGCGGGCTGCGGGTCCTGGACGCCTTCCCGATGACGGTCAGCGGGAAGGTCCGCAAGATCGAGTTGCGCGAGACGTACGCCGGATGA
- a CDS encoding AMP-binding protein, with protein MPASSATETFRAARDFLLEHREEYERAYAGFRWPRAAHFNWALDWFDVIAEDNDRTALHIVEEDGRRTEVSFAAMSERSDRAANWLKKQGVREGDRILVMLGNQVELWETALAAMKLRAVIIPATPLLGPADLRDRVERGRVRHVLVRDADTGKFDEVPGSYTRIAVGEEVAGWRPYAEVADAPAGFTPDRETDADEPLMLYFTSGTTARPKLVEHTHVSYPVGHLSTMYWIGLRPGDVHLNISSPGWAKHAWSNLFAPWTAEATVFIFNYTRFDASRLMAEMDRSGITSFCAPPTVWRMLIQADLSQLKVPPREVVAAGEPLNPEVIETVRREWGVTIRDGFGQTETAVQVANTPGQLLKSGSMGRPSPGFTVVLLDPVTGRPGASEGEISLDLADHPVGLMTGYHGDPERTAEAMAGGYYRTGDIGARDEDGYITYVGRSDDVFKSSDYKISPFELESALLEHEAVAEAAVVPAPDPLRLSVPKAYVVLAEGWEPGPETAKALFEHSRAVLAPYKRLRRLEFAELPKTVSGKIRRIELRERTAQGTGGATEFDEGDLK; from the coding sequence ATGCCGGCATCGAGTGCGACGGAGACGTTCCGGGCCGCCCGGGACTTCCTGCTGGAGCACCGCGAGGAGTACGAGCGTGCCTACGCCGGATTCCGCTGGCCCCGGGCCGCCCACTTCAACTGGGCGCTGGACTGGTTCGACGTCATCGCCGAGGACAACGACCGCACCGCCCTGCACATCGTGGAGGAGGACGGCCGGCGTACCGAGGTCTCCTTCGCCGCCATGTCCGAGCGCTCCGACCGGGCCGCCAACTGGCTGAAGAAGCAGGGCGTACGGGAGGGCGACCGCATCCTCGTCATGCTCGGCAACCAGGTGGAGCTCTGGGAGACCGCGCTCGCCGCGATGAAGCTGCGCGCCGTCATCATCCCGGCCACCCCGCTGCTCGGCCCCGCCGACCTGCGCGACCGGGTGGAGCGCGGGCGGGTGCGCCATGTGCTGGTACGGGACGCGGACACCGGGAAGTTCGACGAGGTGCCGGGCTCGTACACCAGGATCGCGGTGGGCGAGGAGGTGGCGGGCTGGCGGCCGTACGCCGAAGTGGCCGACGCCCCGGCCGGCTTCACGCCCGACCGGGAGACGGACGCCGACGAGCCGCTGATGCTCTACTTCACCTCCGGCACCACCGCCCGGCCGAAGCTGGTCGAGCACACCCATGTGTCCTACCCCGTCGGCCACCTGTCGACGATGTACTGGATCGGGCTGCGCCCCGGCGACGTCCACCTCAACATCTCCTCGCCCGGCTGGGCCAAGCACGCCTGGTCCAATCTCTTCGCCCCGTGGACCGCCGAGGCCACCGTCTTCATCTTCAACTACACCCGCTTCGACGCCTCCCGGCTGATGGCCGAGATGGACCGCTCGGGCATCACCAGCTTCTGCGCCCCGCCCACGGTCTGGCGGATGCTCATCCAGGCCGACCTGTCGCAGCTGAAGGTCCCGCCGCGCGAGGTCGTCGCGGCGGGGGAGCCGCTGAACCCGGAGGTCATCGAGACGGTCCGGCGGGAGTGGGGCGTCACCATCCGGGACGGCTTCGGCCAGACGGAGACCGCCGTCCAGGTCGCCAACACCCCCGGCCAGCTCCTCAAGTCCGGCTCCATGGGACGCCCGAGCCCCGGCTTCACCGTCGTCCTGCTGGACCCGGTCACGGGCCGGCCGGGGGCGAGCGAGGGCGAGATCTCCCTCGACCTCGCCGACCACCCCGTGGGCCTGATGACCGGCTACCACGGCGACCCCGAGCGCACGGCCGAGGCGATGGCGGGCGGCTACTACCGCACGGGCGACATCGGGGCGCGCGACGAGGACGGCTACATCACCTACGTGGGGCGCAGTGACGACGTCTTCAAGTCGTCGGACTACAAGATCTCGCCCTTCGAGCTGGAGAGCGCCCTCCTGGAACACGAAGCGGTCGCCGAGGCCGCCGTCGTGCCCGCGCCCGACCCGCTGCGGCTCTCCGTCCCGAAGGCGTATGTCGTGCTGGCGGAGGGCTGGGAGCCGGGACCGGAGACCGCGAAGGCCCTCTTCGAGCACTCGCGGGCGGTCCTCGCCCCCTACAAACGCCTGCGCAGGCTGGAGTTCGCCGAACTGCCCAAGACCGTCTCCGGCAAGATCCGCCGCATCGAACTGCGCGAACGCACCGCCCAAGGCACCGGAGGCGCAACCGAGTTCGACGAGGGAGACCTGAAATGA
- a CDS encoding DMT family transporter, whose amino-acid sequence MISVLFAVLTALSNGSASVLQRRAAMKVPDGKAMRLSLLGHLVRQKGWLAGILLVIVAAVCQAVALATGPISVVQPIFVIELPATLLLAGWMMRVRAPRSVRYGIAAVTVGLAVGLASAAPTGGSDAVRGADWVPTLLLTGAFEAGLIVAALRLRGNARAALLGLAAACGYALTAALMKDAMAHLGPGGGAVALLTSWQLYATAAAGVGALFLLQNALQAGSLVAVQPMLTIGDALISILYGVTLFGEQLRTGWWLLPELAGLGLIGAGCVVLARSSLATDTLGPRPSPPRVR is encoded by the coding sequence GTGATCAGTGTCCTCTTCGCCGTCCTGACCGCCCTGAGCAACGGCTCCGCCTCGGTGCTCCAGCGCCGGGCGGCGATGAAGGTGCCCGACGGCAAGGCCATGCGCCTCTCCCTCCTGGGCCATCTGGTGCGTCAGAAGGGGTGGCTGGCCGGAATCCTCCTGGTGATCGTGGCCGCCGTCTGCCAGGCGGTGGCGCTGGCAACCGGGCCGATCTCGGTGGTCCAGCCGATCTTCGTCATCGAACTGCCCGCGACGCTGCTGCTGGCCGGCTGGATGATGCGGGTCCGGGCGCCGCGCTCGGTCCGGTACGGCATCGCCGCGGTGACCGTCGGCCTCGCCGTCGGGCTCGCGTCGGCCGCGCCGACCGGCGGCAGTGACGCCGTGCGGGGTGCGGACTGGGTCCCGACGCTGCTGCTGACCGGAGCGTTCGAGGCGGGGCTGATCGTCGCCGCGCTGCGACTGCGCGGCAACGCCCGGGCCGCCCTGCTGGGGCTGGCCGCCGCCTGCGGGTACGCGCTGACGGCGGCGCTGATGAAGGACGCGATGGCGCACCTGGGCCCGGGCGGCGGGGCCGTCGCGCTGCTGACGTCCTGGCAGCTCTACGCGACGGCGGCGGCCGGGGTCGGTGCCCTCTTCCTGCTCCAGAACGCCCTCCAGGCGGGCAGCCTGGTGGCGGTCCAGCCGATGCTGACGATCGGTGACGCGCTGATCAGCATCCTGTACGGCGTGACGCTCTTCGGGGAGCAGCTGCGCACCGGGTGGTGGCTGCTGCCCGAGCTGGCCGGGCTGGGGCTGATCGGTGCCGGCTGTGTGGTGCTGGCCCGCTCGTCCCTGGCCACCGACACGCTCGGCCCGCGACCGTCCCCGCCCCGGGTGCGGTGA
- a CDS encoding pyridoxamine 5'-phosphate oxidase family protein, producing MADYHRGELAVQHRAGLRDPAAGSLRAIRDAVPDAAAVFLARQPMIVVGAADASGRLWSTLLTGEPGLLGVPDPRTLTVAALPADDDPLGAVLREPGTRVGMIAIEPATRRRIRLNGTSVPEGEGVRVVLDQVIGNCPKYLQKRQYALLPPDRTGRRAAVRRGDALTTVQQLTLATSDSFFIATASPDGDADASHRGGNPGFLQVLSPTRLRWPDYPGNAMFLTLGNLELHPQAGLLVPDWETGDLLQLSGTAHTDWDGGRAAAVPGAQRIVEFRIEAVQETRDAVRLRWSDPDFSRFNPPVAPG from the coding sequence ATGGCCGACTACCACCGCGGCGAACTCGCCGTGCAGCACCGGGCCGGACTGCGCGACCCGGCGGCCGGCTCGCTCCGCGCCATCCGCGACGCGGTGCCCGACGCGGCCGCGGTCTTCCTCGCCCGCCAGCCGATGATCGTCGTCGGTGCCGCCGACGCCTCCGGGCGGCTCTGGTCCACCCTGCTCACCGGTGAGCCCGGCCTCCTGGGCGTACCGGATCCGCGGACCCTGACCGTCGCCGCCCTGCCCGCCGACGACGACCCGCTCGGCGCGGTGCTCCGGGAGCCCGGCACCCGGGTCGGCATGATCGCCATCGAACCGGCCACCCGGCGCCGTATCCGCCTCAACGGCACCTCGGTACCCGAGGGTGAGGGCGTACGGGTCGTTCTCGACCAGGTGATCGGCAACTGCCCCAAGTACCTCCAGAAACGGCAGTACGCCCTGCTGCCGCCGGACCGGACCGGCCGGCGCGCGGCGGTCCGCCGGGGGGACGCGCTGACCACCGTCCAGCAGCTCACCCTCGCCACCTCCGACAGCTTCTTCATCGCCACCGCCTCCCCGGACGGCGACGCGGACGCCTCGCACCGGGGCGGCAACCCCGGCTTCCTCCAGGTGCTCTCGCCCACCCGGCTGCGCTGGCCCGACTACCCGGGCAACGCCATGTTCCTCACCCTGGGAAACCTCGAACTCCATCCGCAGGCAGGTCTCTTGGTGCCTGATTGGGAGACCGGCGACCTCCTCCAGCTCTCCGGCACCGCCCACACCGACTGGGACGGGGGGCGGGCGGCGGCCGTACCGGGGGCGCAGCGCATCGTGGAGTTCCGGATCGAGGCCGTCCAGGAGACCCGGGACGCGGTACGGCTGCGCTGGAGCGATCCGGACTTCTCCCGGTTCAACCCGCCGGTGGCGCCCGGGTAG
- a CDS encoding helix-turn-helix transcriptional regulator, whose amino-acid sequence MPEPVDAVEMRTALAGLRRTSGLPVAFGGLLSDARHARIAELSGAQTSALRGLVISAGSGLGGKAIALARPCAVTDYPASRHISHEYDPAVAAEGLRSVVAVPVVVRRTVRGVLYGALRTPVSLGDRTFDAAVAAARDVEQALAVRDEVRELLAVTREQVAAGPGAAPGAWEDVREAHRELRALVPRVVDPALREELLAVCGRLASASGARAPAPAMEVRLAPREVDVMACVAAGATNAAAARQLGLRPETVKGYLRSAMRKLGAHTRLEAVVAARRAGLLP is encoded by the coding sequence GTGCCCGAACCGGTCGATGCGGTCGAGATGCGGACGGCGCTGGCGGGGCTGCGCCGCACGAGCGGGCTGCCGGTGGCGTTCGGCGGCCTGTTGTCGGACGCCCGCCACGCGCGGATCGCCGAGCTGAGCGGGGCGCAGACCAGCGCGCTGCGGGGGCTCGTCATCTCGGCCGGGAGCGGCCTCGGCGGCAAGGCCATCGCGCTCGCCCGGCCCTGCGCGGTGACGGACTACCCCGCCTCGCGCCACATCAGCCATGAGTACGACCCGGCGGTGGCGGCGGAGGGGCTGCGCTCGGTGGTCGCGGTGCCCGTCGTCGTGCGGCGGACGGTGCGGGGCGTGCTGTACGGGGCGCTGCGTACGCCGGTGAGCCTCGGGGACCGGACGTTCGACGCGGCGGTGGCGGCTGCCCGTGACGTGGAGCAGGCGCTCGCGGTCCGCGACGAGGTCCGGGAGCTGCTGGCCGTGACCCGGGAGCAGGTGGCGGCCGGTCCGGGTGCGGCCCCGGGTGCGTGGGAGGACGTACGCGAGGCCCATCGGGAGCTGCGCGCGCTGGTGCCGAGGGTGGTGGACCCGGCGCTCCGGGAGGAGTTGCTGGCCGTGTGCGGGCGCCTCGCCTCGGCGTCCGGGGCGCGGGCCCCGGCACCGGCCATGGAGGTGCGGCTCGCCCCGCGCGAGGTGGACGTCATGGCGTGTGTGGCGGCGGGCGCGACGAACGCGGCGGCCGCCCGTCAGCTGGGGCTGCGCCCCGAAACGGTGAAGGGGTATCTGCGTTCGGCCATGCGCAAGCTGGGGGCGCACACCAGGCTGGAGGCGGTGGTGGCGGCGCGGCGGGCGGGGCTGCTGCCCTAG
- a CDS encoding GNAT family N-acetyltransferase, with the protein MRIRSARRSDLRLLQDIERAAGEPFRTLGMTSVADDDPPPLDLLESYRRAGRCWVATDPLSATGDRPLGYVIADPVDGALHIEQISVDPVAARRGIGRTLIAHLAGLAAGQGLTALTLTTFTDVPWNAPYYTRIGFRVLREGELTEGLRRIRGEEAQHGLDRWPRVCMRRDLPPALPSGAAPASTSVAVSGAP; encoded by the coding sequence ATGCGTATCCGCTCCGCCAGACGCTCCGATCTCCGCCTTCTCCAGGACATCGAGCGCGCCGCAGGGGAACCCTTCCGCACCCTCGGCATGACCTCCGTGGCCGACGACGATCCGCCCCCTCTCGACCTGCTGGAGAGCTACCGGCGGGCCGGACGGTGCTGGGTGGCCACCGACCCCCTCTCCGCCACCGGTGACCGGCCGCTCGGCTATGTGATCGCCGACCCCGTCGACGGGGCCCTGCACATCGAACAGATCTCGGTGGACCCGGTGGCGGCCCGCCGGGGCATCGGCCGCACCCTGATCGCCCACCTCGCCGGACTCGCCGCCGGACAGGGGCTCACCGCGCTCACCCTGACCACGTTCACCGATGTGCCGTGGAACGCCCCGTACTACACGCGCATCGGCTTCCGGGTGCTGCGCGAGGGCGAGCTCACCGAGGGGCTGCGCAGGATTCGCGGGGAGGAGGCGCAGCACGGTCTGGACCGCTGGCCCCGGGTCTGCATGCGGCGCGACCTCCCGCCCGCGCTGCCGTCGGGGGCGGCACCGGCGTCGACGTCGGTCGCTGTCAGTGGCGCCCCGTAA
- a CDS encoding glutathione S-transferase family protein, which yields MSDTSADSAGSDGNTSYGHKPFKRSRSHFADRITADGRDGWPVEAGRYRLVVSRACPWASRALVSRRLLGLEDALPLAVTDPIQDDRSWRFTLDPGGKDPVLGIRYLSEAYDARERDYPGGVSVPAIVDVPSGRLVTNDYQQITLDLATEWTALHRPGAPDLYPEPLRAEIDEVMEGIYRDINNGVYKAGFASTQEDYAKAYEALFARLDQVSARLTDRRYLVGDTITEADIRLFTTLVRFDAVYHGHFKCNRTKITEDPVLWAYVRDLYQTPGFGDTVDFDHIKRHYYQVHTGINPTGIVPLGPDLSGWTTPHHREQLGGRPFGDGTPPGPVREDERVTPAGQV from the coding sequence ATGAGCGACACATCAGCGGACAGCGCCGGGAGCGACGGCAACACCTCCTACGGCCACAAGCCGTTCAAGCGGTCCCGCAGCCACTTCGCCGACCGCATCACCGCCGACGGCCGGGACGGCTGGCCCGTCGAGGCGGGCCGCTACCGGCTCGTCGTCAGCCGCGCCTGCCCCTGGGCCAGCCGCGCCCTGGTCTCCCGGCGCCTCCTCGGCCTGGAGGACGCCCTGCCCCTCGCCGTCACCGACCCCATCCAGGACGACCGCAGCTGGCGCTTCACCCTGGACCCCGGCGGCAAGGACCCGGTGCTCGGCATCCGCTATCTGAGCGAGGCGTACGACGCCCGGGAGCGCGACTACCCCGGCGGCGTCAGTGTGCCCGCGATCGTCGACGTACCGAGCGGGCGGCTGGTCACCAACGACTACCAGCAGATCACCCTGGACCTCGCCACCGAGTGGACCGCCCTGCACCGCCCCGGCGCCCCCGACCTCTACCCGGAACCGCTGCGCGCGGAGATCGACGAGGTCATGGAGGGCATCTACCGGGACATCAACAACGGTGTCTACAAAGCCGGTTTCGCCAGCACCCAGGAGGACTACGCGAAGGCCTACGAGGCCCTCTTCGCCCGCCTCGACCAGGTCTCCGCCCGGCTGACGGACCGCCGCTACCTGGTCGGCGACACCATCACCGAGGCCGACATCCGCCTCTTCACCACCCTGGTCCGCTTCGACGCGGTCTACCACGGCCACTTCAAGTGCAACCGTACGAAGATCACCGAGGACCCCGTCCTGTGGGCGTACGTCCGCGACCTCTACCAGACGCCCGGCTTCGGGGACACGGTCGACTTCGACCACATCAAGCGCCACTACTACCAGGTGCACACGGGCATCAACCCGACCGGCATCGTCCCCCTCGGCCCCGACCTCTCCGGCTGGACCACCCCGCACCACCGCGAACAGCTCGGCGGCCGCCCGTTCGGCGACGGCACCCCGCCGGGACCCGTACGGGAGGACGAGCGGGTCACCCCGGCCGGCCAGGTGTGA
- a CDS encoding winged helix DNA-binding domain-containing protein, producing MAATTHPAVLSTRALNRATLDRQLLLRRSTMSAKDAVAHLVGLQAQNTRPPYFQLHARLAGFDPGELSALMESRDVVRIVTLRSTLHTHTADDALTLRPLVQAARDRELKAFRRGLAGVDLDRLAAVSRELVEERPRPVKELREELLGHWPEADPLALTVAARCLLPLVQVTPRGLWERSGQVALTTAEHWLGRPSAPVPAPDATVLRYLAAFGPASVKDMQRWAGLTRLREVFDRLRPQLRTFRDENGTELFDLPDAPRPDPDTPAPPRFLPEFDNVLLGHDDRSRVIAEVDKGRNGVGNQSYGTVLVDGFFEAIWRVGRDGDAALLTVQPLRTLRRGEREGITEEALGMLSVLTDATSYDVRFGTFLDFGK from the coding sequence ATGGCCGCGACGACGCACCCCGCCGTCCTCTCCACCCGGGCGCTCAACCGGGCGACCCTGGACCGCCAGCTCCTGCTGCGCCGCTCCACGATGTCCGCCAAGGACGCGGTCGCCCATCTCGTCGGGCTCCAGGCGCAGAACACCAGACCGCCGTACTTCCAGCTCCACGCACGGCTGGCCGGGTTCGACCCGGGCGAGCTGTCCGCGCTCATGGAGTCGCGTGACGTGGTCCGGATCGTCACCCTCCGCTCCACCCTCCACACCCATACGGCGGACGACGCCCTGACCCTGCGTCCGCTGGTGCAGGCTGCGCGCGACCGGGAGCTGAAGGCGTTCCGGCGCGGGCTGGCCGGGGTGGATCTCGACCGGCTCGCCGCTGTCAGCAGGGAGCTGGTGGAGGAGCGCCCCCGCCCGGTCAAGGAGCTGCGCGAGGAGCTGCTCGGCCACTGGCCCGAGGCCGACCCGCTCGCGCTCACCGTGGCCGCCCGCTGTCTGCTGCCGCTGGTCCAGGTCACTCCGCGCGGGCTGTGGGAGCGGAGCGGGCAGGTCGCGCTGACCACGGCGGAGCACTGGCTCGGCCGGCCCTCCGCGCCGGTCCCGGCGCCGGACGCCACCGTCCTGCGCTACCTCGCCGCCTTCGGCCCCGCCTCGGTCAAGGACATGCAGCGCTGGGCGGGGCTGACCCGGCTGCGCGAGGTCTTCGACCGGCTGCGGCCCCAGCTCCGCACCTTCCGCGACGAGAACGGTACCGAGCTCTTCGACCTCCCCGACGCCCCGCGCCCCGACCCGGACACCCCCGCCCCGCCGCGCTTCCTGCCCGAGTTCGACAATGTGCTCCTCGGCCACGACGACCGCTCGCGCGTGATCGCGGAGGTGGACAAGGGCCGCAACGGGGTGGGCAACCAGTCGTACGGGACCGTCCTGGTCGACGGGTTCTTCGAGGCGATCTGGCGGGTCGGGAGGGACGGGGACGCGGCGCTCCTGACCGTGCAGCCGCTGCGGACCCTGCGGCGGGGCGAGCGGGAGGGGATCACCGAGGAGGCGCTGGGGATGCTGTCGGTGCTGACGGACGCGACCTCGTACGACGTACGGTTCGGCACGTTCCTGGACTTCGGGAAGTGA